Genomic DNA from Salvia miltiorrhiza cultivar Shanhuang (shh) chromosome 1, IMPLAD_Smil_shh, whole genome shotgun sequence:
agtaaaaaaaaaaagggattaACCTCAAACCTAGGACATTAGATCTTAAGCATTAACCTCATATCACTAGGCCAACGCATGCTGCAATCTAATCTTATTAATACAAGTTCACTAATGGCGGTTGTGACGGGTATTTTGTGGTGCATCGATTATGATATTGTGCCGGGATGAAGACGGATAATTTCTACTGGATTATATTTCGAATATTATTCAAGTCGTGTGTTCATTATTTGCTTCTGAGTGTGAATCATGTTTATAAAGAGACGAATAGAGTAATTTATTCTTTAGCGTATTTTGCACATTCTTATGGTCTGTTTGACTGCTAATTTTGCTAGGTGGCTTTAGTGACTTATTTTTGGAGGATAAGTGGAATTAAATGTTCAATTAAATATGTACAATCCATATTATAGTTAATAGTTTTGATAATAGGCCACATTTAGTAATTAATTACTCCCCCGTCTAGAggaattaatcttttttttaaatgtccaTAAATATTGGCGGGATTTCTATCTGATTTTCCCGCCATGACCACAGATGCCCTAACCGCATAGATACGAGCGCATCTATTCCTCTAATTCTATTCTGAGGCATACATTTTTTGAGATATAGGGTTTACTCTTCTATTCGAAAATGGAGGGCAATGGATACTGCGTGGACGAGAAGGCGGTGCATGTCGAGAAGGTGTTCTTCGACTTCCTCAAGACCTTCCGCGAggcggacggcggcggcggggaGGCCTACTACgaggcggaggtggaggcgATGAGGGCGAACGACTCCAACACCATGTACATCGACTTCTCACATGTGATGCGCTTCAACGATGTGCTCCAGAGGGCTATCTCCGACGAATTCCTCCGATTCGAGCCTTACCTGAAGAGCGCCTGCAAGAGATTCATCATGGAGCTGCGCCCTACCTTCATCGCGGACGATAATCCAAACAAGGACATCAATGTCGCCTTTTATAACCTCCCCTTGGTTAAGAAGCTGAGGGAATTAGCCACCGCTGAGATCGGCAAGCTGGTCGCCGTCAGCGGCGTCGTCACCCGCACCAGCGAGGTCCGCCCTGAGCTTCTTCAGGGCACTTTCAAGTGCTTGGAATGCGGAAGCGTCATTAAGAACGTCGAGCAACAGTTCAAGTACACCGAGGTTTGTTTCGTgctatttctctctttctctgaaGAACGGATGAATTTGTGTATGATCAGGTTGTTTGATGTTAAATTGAGTTAGAATTTGAGAGGCTCTTAGTTAACATTCTATGGATTTGCTTCTTGTGTTCCACTGTTCCTGTTCTTGAGCAATCACTGGTGCGTAGCCACGGAAACTTTATAGATTGAAATCATAAAGTAACTATTGAAATCTTTTAAGTAACTTAGTCTTAATTTCGTGGCAGCTTAACCCTGTCTGCAGCATAATGAATTAGTGTTTCTTTAGCTTTGGGAGATATTGTATAAGACTAGCTGTGCATATGCTATAGAGGAAATCGATTGAAGTAATAGATGTGGTACACAGGTTGTAATGTTTGTTTTTTTGCTGTTTCGTTCATCTTTCATGCTATTCCAATTGTGGTCTAGTGTTCTCCATTGATGACAGGGTGGTTGAGTTGCTTTTTGTTGAtgaatttcaacaaaatcaTGTTTATTTTAGATCACTGATAATTAGTAGCATAAGTAGAGAACTGTGCATTGTGTCTGAGAATCATTATTTCCAAGTTCCCATCTTACTTCTTTGAGCAAAGATAGTGTATCTGCCATTTGCTGATAGTGTATCTGAGAAACACCATCTTGACTTGCAGCCAATTATTTGTTTGAATGCGACATGTCATAATCGGACAAACTGGGCTTTGTTGAGACAAGAGAGCAAATTTACAGATTGGCAGAGAGTCCGCATGCAGGAGAGCTCTAAGGAGATACCTGCAGGTTCACTTCCCAGGTCACTTGATGTCATCCTTCGCCATGACATTGTTGAACAAGCCAGGGCCGGAGACACGTATGAATCACATACTTAGACATTTATTTCTTGCACGCTCTTCTCTACTAGACGGTCATCAATTTGCTTatgttcttttcatttttttcatacGATTGCAGGGTTATTTTCACTGGCTCAGTGGTTGTTTTACCTGATATTCTAGCATTAGCATCTCCAGGAGAGAGAGCAGAGTGCCGAAGAGAATCTTCCAGCCAGGCCAGGACTGGTCAAGAAGGTGTCAAGGGGCTTCGTGCATTGGGTGTGAGAGATCTGTCTTATCGACTTGGCTTCATTGCCAATTCTGTACAGGTTGGTACCCTCACTGAGTCACCCATGCTCACACTtaactgatttctgttttgTGCTTTTAGTAACATATCATTCCATCTTTATTTAtggatattaatttatttttgtccatTCTAGATTTCTGATGGCAGAAGGGATGCTGatattagaaaaagaaaagatgcTGATGAAGATGTTAGTCAGCAGTTCACAGTAAGTTTCTCAAATCACAACATTATATATCATTATCATTTGACTGTTCATCTACAATGAATAATACCCTATCTCCCTTCTAGCCATCTTGCTACTCATCTTTCTTGCCCTCagcatttataattttttctttattgctAGTTCCTATTAAATTTGCTGCATTTCcctcaaatttttttttgctgCATTGCTCAATTCTGAGACAGTGAGTTAGGTAATTGGCACACTCATTTTGGGGCAATTAATGTCTGGCAGGCAGAAGAGTTAGATGAAATACAACGAATGAGGAATACTCCTGACTTCTTCAACAAGCTAGTTGATAGCATTGCGCCAACTATTTTCGGTCACCAAGATATAAAGCGGGCAATTCTGCTAATGCTTATGTGTGGTATCCATAAATTTACACATGAAGGCATCAACTTAAGGGGAGACATCAATGTCTGCATTGTGGGTGATCCCAGCTGTGCAAAGTCTCAGTTTCTTAAGTGTGTAACTCTTCTATTATTTtggtttgtgtgtgtgtgtgtgtgtgtgtttgtgtcgATTCCCTTTCTTATCAAATCATCTCTAAGTTTCCTCTTCCTTTCAGGTATACGGCAGGCCTAGTTCCAAGATCTGTCTATACATCTGGGAAATCCTCCTCTGCGGCAGGGCTTACTGCTACTGTGGCCAAAGAACCAGAGACGGGTGAATTCTGCATTGAGGTATGGTTTTCTTTGGGGTGGGGACTTTTGATACGACATTTTATCTTGATGTGCTTCCTAAGTTCCTATCATTTGCTCTTAGGCTGGCGCACTGATGCTCGCTGATAATGGCATCTGCTGTATTGATGAGTTTGATAAGATGGATACAAGAGATCAGGTAATTTTAAATAATGATTTTACTCCTCACCTGCCCTAACTGCTGAGATAGCTATCTAcaattctaaattaataatttGTACCAGCAACTTCTTATACTTGAATCGTGATTATACTTTAAGGTTGCCATTCATGAAGCTATGGAACAGCAAACCATAAGCATTACTAAAGCTGGAATACAAGCAACATTAAATGCAAGAACATCAATCTTAGCTGCAGCGAATCCCACAGGAGGACGTTATGATAAGACTAAACCCTTGAAGGTAAACATGTAACTGTATCTGGCTAGCTACTTGGTGTTGAATACTCCCAACTTTGCTATAGTGTTGCATACTAATTGCTCCTATATATCTTTTACAGTATAACGTGGCACTTCCTCCAGCTATTCTTTCAAGGTTTGACCTCGTGTATGTGATGATTGATGACCCAGACGACCAGACTGATTACCATATTGCTCATCATATTGTGAGAGTCCACCAAAAGAAGGAAGAAGCACTTTCTCCAGCATTTACTACTACACAATTAAAGCACTACATCTCATATGCAAAGACTCTAAAACCAAAGGTTTCCCTCGTTGTTTCCCCATAAATGTGACTCTAGTTCTGTATAAACATTTTGTCGTGTTTGACAGACCTATATCTTATGCAGCTGAGCCTTGAAGCTAGACAATTGTTGGTGGAATCTTATGTTGCCCTCCGCAGAGGAGACACCACTCCAGGTAGTAGAGTTGCTTATCGTATGACGGTGAGACAACTGGAGGCTCTGATCAGGCTCTCAGAAGCAATTGCAAGGTCTCACTTGGATACTCAGGTGCTTAACCTTTCCTACTAACTTAAAACCTTTTGTCAGAATTTGAAATTATTATGCCTTAACTCATTTACTTATTTCGGATAGGTTCAACCTCGCCATGTGCGTCTTGCTGTGAGATTACTCAAGACATCAATAATCAGGTCAGAAATTAAGTAACAACTTTCTTGCAAGACAATGCCCTAATGCTCTAGTAAATTCACTTGTCAGTAAATAATATTGTCTACATATGTTGGTTTTGATCGTCTTGCAGCGTGGAGTCAAGTGAGCTCGATCTATCTGAGTTTCAGGAAGAGAATAATGATGTTGATGGAAACGATGGTAGTGGTGGCAATGAAGATAATGCTTCTGGTCAAGGTGAGACTCTCACTCCTTCAACAAATATTTGAGTTTATCTAAAGGCAAGCTACTGATCTTGCTATATCATACGATCATGCAGAAAATGCAGAACcagaagcagcagcagcggcagccaCTGCAAACAAGCAAGGAAAGAAACTCGTAATAACTGACGAATACTTTCAGAGGGTTACTCGAGCCCTTGTCATGCGACTTCGCCAACACGAGGACACTGTCACCCGAGAAGGTGATCATCCATATGCATTGTTCATCACAAAATACAAAATTGCTTCATaaagaatacaaaaaagaaattaaatccATTCCTAATTTTAATGATATATGCTTATTCTGTATACTCGTAAAGGAACGGGACTTGCTGGTCTGAGACAGAGGGACTTAATACAATGGTATATCAGTCAGCAAAATGAGAAAAACAGTTATAGCACTGTGGAAGAGGCTGCTGCTGAAGTCACAAAAGTTAAGGCCATTATAGAGGTAAATAgccttgtatatatatatcaagcTTAGACtgctccctccctctctctctctctcttactttgCTTATTGATTATGGTGCAGAGCTTGATAAGGAGGGAAGGGTATCTGATAGTTGTGGGTGATGGTAGAGAAGAAGCAGCAGAGGGTGATGGCACTAGGCCTTCAAGAGATGACAGGATTTTGGCAGTGGCTCCTAACTATGTAGTAGATTGAGTGATTAATTACTTTCTCCAAATTCATTCAAGTAGTTTGCCCTTTTGTAAGGAACTTGTACTATATGTAACGCTGAGCCTACAAACTTAACTAttcgtttataatttacatagtACAAATTAGTACTATTACATAACTTTATTTGATGTTGATTATTGAAATATTAATCTCTGCATAGTTTAAAAGAAGCTTTTTAAACAATGTTTATTGACATCAGGTATATTACACTAGTTAATAAGTGGGATATAAGTGCTAACTGATAGACattaaaacaaagaaatgagTGACTCATTCCGATAGCGCTTCAACATCATCCACTTTATATTACTCTTcatgtttatcattttctttctcttcttcttcttcaattctcCAACTCCTTCATTTCCTTCTCCAACATATTCAAACTATatttgaattcgaattttaacaGGCTCAAAATAAAATTGGATTGCTATATGCTTATCAATTATCAAGCTTCATAACCATATAAGTCCATCaatctatatataaatgtttatataaatttttttatatataaatgtttatataaattttttaatgtaTAGAATTTGATTAAGAAttaatgagaattgaggaaaattagaatgaagtgattatgtGATGCTGCATAGGatagattttattttgtcattatatatatatatatatatatatatatatatcactttttttaaattttaaaatctcaTTCGGTCCCTCCCATCTCTAACTTTCTAACCCTAATTCCTCaaacttcatctctcccacacTCCAGCCGCCACGCGCAGGACTCCAGTTTTCCTCTGCGGCCTGCGTGTCCGACTCTATCAAAACCTTCACGCTTCAATCGGTTCCAGCTCTCGCCACCAGAGTCACCACCTTCACGCGATCATAGGCTTTCTTTTTATTATCGCATTGCTCGACTACAGAGAGCTAATATCTGCAGGTAATGCATATTATTATGCTTTCTGGGTAGAAACTGATGTTTTGAAGGGAATGTTACAGTAGATATATCAATATAGGCTTTGCATCTTTATTTAGTTTGATCCAATTGAAATCGGTTGATTCTACCAAAGTTATAGATAATAAGGTTTTTAAACCCTAGTTGAATTGAACCTTTGATTGTATGCAAATTTGACcccaaaacaaaaataaatagcAAATTTTCTCTTGGACTGAACCCTTATTTTGTGTTCCTTTCCaaagcgccgccgccgcctccgctcCCGTCGCCATGGATGTCGAAGCCGCAGCCGCTCCGCCGCAGAAGCCTACGGTTCTATTCGCACAGAAACCGAACTTCCGGCCTCTGAAGGCGCACGAAATCTCCGACGGTCAGATCCAGTTCCGCAAAATCTCGGTGCCGCCGCACCGCTACACGCCTCTTAAAAAAGCGTGGCTCGAGATCTACACCCCGATCTACGAGGAGATGAGAATCGACATCCGGATGAACCTCAAGGCGCGCAGGGTCGAGCTCAAGACCCGCCCCGACACCCCCGACGCGAGCAGCCTGCAGAAGTGCGCCGACTTCGTGCACGCGTTCATGCTCGGCTTCGACGTCGTCGACGCCGTGGCGATGCTCCGGATGGACGAGCTCTACGTCGGGTCGTTCGAGATCAAGGACGTCAAGACGCTGAAAGGGGAGCACCTGTCGCGCGCGATCGGGCGGCTGAGCGGGAAAGGCGGGAAGACGAAATTCGCGATCGAGAACTCGACGAGGACGCGGATCGTGATCGCGGATTCGAAGATTCATATGCTCGGCTCGTTTGCGAACATCAAGGTCGCGAGGGATTCGCTTTGCAGCCTCATTTTGGGATCCCCTGCTGCGAAAGTGTATTCGAAGCTCAGAGCAGTCACAGCTCGCCTCGCTGAAAGgttttaatttttactattttttttttctttaactttgaTTGCGTTTTTGATACTATTATTGTTTGTTGTGAGATAGTAGCTCTTGATTTTTGGGGCAATTTTTGATAGTTTCTTGTTGATTATAGTGGAAATGAGGTGAAATGTCTTTTGTTTGTGATGTTTTCTTAATACAATGATGCCATATGAGATCCCTATAAACGACAAAGTTATTCAACACTATTGTCTTGATCAAAAAAGCATAAATTTTTAATGGTTTGAAATTCGGCTCAAaatttgttactccctccgtccaccaattaaaggccttatacgaaaaaacacgggttttaagaaaaaatgtatttttattagttgagtggagaaaaggtcccacttttttaaaaaaagtgtatttttattagttgagtggagaaagagtcccatttttttgtaaagaatctttgacttttttgattaaataatgaataaaaacttaccaaaaatagataggtcttgtttttgtggacggactaAAAGgacaagtaggccttgaattggtggacggaggaagtacatgACAATTCAAAAGCCGCAACTCCCTTCGAAtgcaatattttgaattttgtagAGAATTTGACACAAACCAAGATTATTTATGGAGGCAAAGAAGAAGATAATATCTATGTCTTAACTTGAATTTTTTACAAACGGCGCTACTTGTTGAAATCGGCAAAATATAAAAGCATAAAATGacacaaagcatgaaattgatCTCAACGGAAAATATAGAAACATAAAATGACTCAAGAATTTTACATGGTTCGATCATAATGATTTATGTCAAACGGAAGGTCACCGGAGAAATTTCATTATTGATGACCTGATTTTTCAATTACAAGGTTGAGTAATGCCAAAAGAATGAATTCCTCCCCCCGATCATAATGATTTATGTCAAACGGAAGGTCACCGGAGAAATTTCATTATTGATGACCTGATTTTTCAATTACAAGGTTGAGTAATGCCAAAAGAATGAATTCCTCCCCCCAATCTACCTACGAGAGTCATATTTATAGATGGTAAAGTAAACTTAGCCCTAAAGCTCACTAATTCAAGTAATTGGGCCCAAGCTCTAGTTACAATTACAATTATTCTTATCTTGGAGTTGAGTTGTCCGAGTTAGGCTCTTGACATAGCTCGAATGCCAAGGCTGAGTTCTGTTCCTTCGCGAGGAGATTCGAATCCTCGATGCCCCATGAGACCAGCCCTGTGACAGTCAATGCTGCGtgacataataataataataataataataataataataataataataataataataaagatcGAGAAAGATTTCAACCAAGTCTTCATGCAGTGCTAGCACATATTTTACTCATCATCAGCTAGAATAAAACAATTTTAAAAGCAAGCCTGCAAGAACCAATATTATTTCTGCAGTGGTCTTTAAATTCAACATACAATACCTGTATTTTCTCCTTATTCTCAAGTGAGTTGTCTGGTTAAAAGGGTACCCTCCTACCTAATGCAGACTCACAAAATAATCATTAAAATCAAACTTACAACACAGAAATGAGAGAGACACTACTTCCCTTTTAACTGCTCAACCCACTCAAAAGTAAGGAGAAAAATACAACAAGAATTTCATACTCttccaaaaatatttttctttatgcCAAAGATTAATGGCAATTTCAATTTAAGGAAAAGAATCAAATACTCCTACCTAATATCATATTCCTCTTCAGGTTCATCCACAGAGCAATTATTGGtgccagagagagagagagagagcatacCTGTGCAATGCTTGAGGTCTGACTTCCAGAAGAGGAGAGCATTGTTATGATTTACAATAAAAGATATCATTTCACCTAAAGCTTTAAAGGAAGATCAAAATCTACAAAAATCAAGCAGCATTAAACTCAAGTTCACTATGAAAATGGATTCTCAAATTCAGATCTATAAACACTTTCCAAATTCAGCCAATATAGTTGCTCGACAAAGAGTGACGTACCGATAAGATACTTTTTacataagaaaacataatatTACAATGGCCCCAAGAGGAGAATGGTGCATGCAAGCCTTATGCCAAATCAGAATCTAACTCGATATATATTCAGACATACACACACTACGCTATTTATTCTACAAGATTGCAACGAGGCACAGGTTTGTACGAACTCCAAATCGCAGACAGACCCAGTTAAAGCGATATATGCATCTTATTAATGCTCACAATAAATACCCTCATCTATCAATAATTTTCCTCTACCTCAGAGAAGGATTTTCTAATCACAAGACTCTACTTTTCCTATGTTCTTGTCAGCATTTTCTTCTTCACTATCTTTTGCCgcttcaaaaatttcaaaatcatcaaaacctgcaaattgaaaattataatgAGGCCAAAGAAAAGATCACACCCTACGGGTATCTCTAGATGTAGCTCCCGTACCTGCACCAAGGGCATGAACATCATCAATCTGTGGGCCTAAGTGCACATCATTGACAGAAGGTGGATCGACATCCGTCCATCCCTTTTTTGTAGGGTTCTCTGAGCAAAAATCCTTCTCCATTACCCAGTCCTCAACTAAATCAATGTTCTTGTAAGAAATGATGTCAACACCTTCCTGTTGTTTGTCACCCGAAAACCTATGGATTGAGTAGGAATATGATTAAACTTATATTGGTTTTTAACATTTTATAACTCCAACATCATAAAATATCAAAAGGAAGGCAGATTTTCTACTTACATATGCTTCAAGGACATGTTGTACTGAACATAGACAAGATCGTTGAGCCTTTTATGCTCCAACCAATTTGTTTTGTTATGCAAGTGTTCGAGAGGAATTTTATCTAGCTTATGCTGGATCAAGCAGCAAGTTTGGCTGAGAATCCGGACAGCCAAGCGAGCCAAATTGGGACATCCCCCACCATATGTAAGCCACCACTCAGCTAAAAACAGTAAAGTTGAGGAAATAATAAGATGATTGCAGAATGTGATTTATCAAGTAAGAATAAGGATCAGTAAGGTTAAACTCTGCTGTAGTTCACATGCCAAACTATCTTCTCGTGCTCGCTCATTAACTAATTTTACTATTCTACTCACCATATATGAAACTACAGTCTATTCTTTGTGCATGCCTATATAGAGTTAGCAATGTGAGAATGGCTGAAGATGTTACATTAACAAGCTAATCATGGAATACAAGTGAAAAGATGGATAACATAACACAAACCTCAGGTACAAAAACCaatccccccctcccccctccccccaactCACACATCCCACCCCACAGAAATGCATGTAGATTGACACCAAAATGCTACCTTCTTAAATCCATATGGACCCTTACCTCGTCACAGGGAGTTCATGGGGGCTAGAATGATGGTTGAAAGAAATTTTTTTAGCTACTGCAGAAACTGATATATAAACTGTAAAAGTTCGGGTCAGGAAGAAGACTCACTGGGAAGTAAAGTTTCTCTAGCTCTGATTGCCATCTTCCGCCCAAAGTCTCCAGCACCACTATGGTAAGAGGCTGTTTCCTTCATAATTTTATCCAAGACCTTAAGGTCAGGAACCAGTCTCTCTATGCAATCGTATACTAGTGACCGAATGTGAAGATGTCCGTCTCCTTCAAGACTGTAGAAAAATTTAGGATTCAAATAAAAACCAGCTGCATGAAGGGGATGCCTTTGAAGTTGTTCCCACCTGCGATCTATGATACTCCAATAGGCCATGTATTCTTCCTTAGTGTCAAGTTCCTTCTTAATAGCTTCTTTGGCTCGATACAACCCCGCAAAGACATACCCCATGGCAGGCATCTTTTGACTTCTGGCTATCCTTAATAGTCGCAAAAGTGGATCTGTTAAGCGTGTTATTGAGGCACATGAAGACCAGAATGATTGGCTACTAATAGAGTCTAGTACTGCATAAGCTTCCTGGTCCTTGGAGTAAGAGCTTTCCATCCATTCGTCAGAAGTAACCATGGCCTGCAAACTAGGTCTGATATTTACCATCCTTTTCAATGTCATAAAATTAGTAAATGACTGCGTAGTTCCCAGATCAACTAAATCCATTCCATATGTGTACCGTCTCATCATGTTTATGACAGCAGCGTTTGAATAGATATACCTCGATATTGATCTTGCCTGGTCAAGTATCATCTTCACTCTGGGTAGTTCTCCTATGTCCTGAAGCATCAAATCAATACAATGGCCAGCACATGGAGTCCAAAAAATAGAAGGATAAGTATCGGTGAGTCTTTTCCCAGCAATAACATACCGATCTTCACTGGTGGTTACCACTTGCAGAACATTTTTCAGGCCAACCTGTTCCACTATTTCCTTCAACAATTCATAAAGGACATCTGCAGAATCTATTGCACGAGATATATCGTCCGACCTCAAAAAAACTGTACCTTCTGGACAGTATGCAAAGAAGTTGACAAAGGTTTTACCTTTTCCTGAATTCCATTCATCTACCAAAATTGAGCAACCAGTCCTTCCCCAAGCTGCGCTGCACTGATCAACGTCATATCTCACTTCATGAATCACATTCTTCAGAACTGAGTTCCTAAGATCATGGTAGGAAGGGCCAACAGCTTCTGCACCTTGAGAAGCTATTGCATCAATCATTGGTTGAAAATAAGGAGAATTAGCAGCATCTGCAGGTATCCCAACATCAAAGAAAAAACGACCTACTGCCATACTAATCACAGTATTAGCCCTCTTCGAGTTCCCAGCAGTAAAACCAACCAAAGCTGCATTATTCGAATTAACCACATCCGGGGCCTTCCTCACCctccctttcttcttcctaacACCACTTTTCCCACTCATACCATCCTCCCGATCCCCATCCACATCCCCGTCGTGTTCAATCATCTCGGGGACAGGAAGCAACACAATATCACTATTCAAACCATTCACTACTTCAACACCACTGTTCCCAGGGTTCCCAAATCCAGACATCTCCTCTGCAAGTTTCTGTTTTTTCCTCTTTCTCGCAGCAACCCCATTCAGGCTATCGAGCATTTGCATCCGTACATCGGGCTGAACCCTCAAACAAGTGGCAGCATTCCCCTTTTGGCCAGCGAGGTGTTCCTTAATCCTATGAATCCCACCGCCCTTAAAAATCTTCCCACAGTATATACACTTGAGCTGAACCTTATCCCCAACCTTAAACATTTGGCAATGCTTCCATGCCGGGTCATGCTTCTGCGAATTTACAGCTACTGGCTCCATAGTTGAAGCCATATCCTAAAACAACCATCAAACCAAGgtaaaaaaattcaatctttGAATAGAACGTGAGAAGATCACGCAGCCTGGAGAAGAAATATCCTTGAAATTATGCCAAACCCCATAAAACAGAAGGAAATTATAGACAATAACTCCGGAAATCGACCAGGAAATCCAATTCCAGAAATGCAAAAGTGCCCTCATTGTTAACGTTTATGATCAAAACTATGAAACAACATACGAATTGGGAAAGAGGGGAGATGGGTTCGAGCAAATTTCGCTAGTTTTTCATAAGAATTCCCCAATTACACACATTGTTGAATTCAACAAACGAATCGAGCTCTGAAACATGCAGATGTTGTCATAACAGGTTTAGGACAGTACAATCATGAAAATTACACGAATTAGAAAGGGGAGGAATATGGGTTTGCTGTGACTTACTTGAATTCGATAAGAAAAAATACTCCTTTTTTGTTGAATCGATTCGAGATTTTGATTTAGGAGAGAACCGAGTTAGAGGGATTAGGTTTTTTCAGTTGTTTCGTATAAATGCGTAAAGAGCCGGTCGGGGGCAGCGATCATTGAGCCACGCGATTCTCAgccaatatttattttattattattcttatagataaatataagaattataaaaaaaaatcacaaagcCCATTATAACTTTTTAGTTTGAacttataaaaattataaatataacttGAAATTATTTAGGGTGTTCAATTTATAGTTCGAATCAAAATTTTCTTTGCAAATATCATTGTTTCacttaaaatttcaaatttcaatgtGATTTAAAAATTAGACGTTTGAGAGCTGATGtgtataataataaattgaatTGCCAAGTCAGCTTCGGACGAGCTATGTCACTCGTTACTTGGTCAATATAGATAAATTTAtgctatatttataatttttgtaagTTCCAACTAAAACGTCTCATGAAACGATAgtttgaaaataatattaaaaaaaagagaaaaaaataagatattACTATaacatattctttttttttaggaGAAACGAGAG
This window encodes:
- the LOC131005869 gene encoding DNA replication licensing factor MCM6 — protein: MEGNGYCVDEKAVHVEKVFFDFLKTFREADGGGGEAYYEAEVEAMRANDSNTMYIDFSHVMRFNDVLQRAISDEFLRFEPYLKSACKRFIMELRPTFIADDNPNKDINVAFYNLPLVKKLRELATAEIGKLVAVSGVVTRTSEVRPELLQGTFKCLECGSVIKNVEQQFKYTEPIICLNATCHNRTNWALLRQESKFTDWQRVRMQESSKEIPAGSLPRSLDVILRHDIVEQARAGDTVIFTGSVVVLPDILALASPGERAECRRESSSQARTGQEGVKGLRALGVRDLSYRLGFIANSVQISDGRRDADIRKRKDADEDVSQQFTAEELDEIQRMRNTPDFFNKLVDSIAPTIFGHQDIKRAILLMLMCGIHKFTHEGINLRGDINVCIVGDPSCAKSQFLKYTAGLVPRSVYTSGKSSSAAGLTATVAKEPETGEFCIEAGALMLADNGICCIDEFDKMDTRDQVAIHEAMEQQTISITKAGIQATLNARTSILAAANPTGGRYDKTKPLKYNVALPPAILSRFDLVYVMIDDPDDQTDYHIAHHIVRVHQKKEEALSPAFTTTQLKHYISYAKTLKPKLSLEARQLLVESYVALRRGDTTPGSRVAYRMTVRQLEALIRLSEAIARSHLDTQVQPRHVRLAVRLLKTSIISVESSELDLSEFQEENNDVDGNDGSGGNEDNASGQENAEPEAAAAAATANKQGKKLVITDEYFQRVTRALVMRLRQHEDTVTREGTGLAGLRQRDLIQWYISQQNEKNSYSTVEEAAAEVTKVKAIIESLIRREGYLIVVGDGREEAAEGDGTRPSRDDRILAVAPNYVVD
- the LOC131005871 gene encoding uncharacterized protein LOC131005871, producing MASTMEPVAVNSQKHDPAWKHCQMFKVGDKVQLKCIYCGKIFKGGGIHRIKEHLAGQKGNAATCLRVQPDVRMQMLDSLNGVAARKRKKQKLAEEMSGFGNPGNSGVEVVNGLNSDIVLLPVPEMIEHDGDVDGDREDGMSGKSGVRKKKGRVRKAPDVVNSNNAALVGFTAGNSKRANTVISMAVGRFFFDVGIPADAANSPYFQPMIDAIASQGAEAVGPSYHDLRNSVLKNVIHEVRYDVDQCSAAWGRTGCSILVDEWNSGKGKTFVNFFAYCPEGTVFLRSDDISRAIDSADVLYELLKEIVEQVGLKNVLQVVTTSEDRYVIAGKRLTDTYPSIFWTPCAGHCIDLMLQDIGELPRVKMILDQARSISRYIYSNAAVINMMRRYTYGMDLVDLGTTQSFTNFMTLKRMVNIRPSLQAMVTSDEWMESSYSKDQEAYAVLDSISSQSFWSSCASITRLTDPLLRLLRIARSQKMPAMGYVFAGLYRAKEAIKKELDTKEEYMAYWSIIDRRWEQLQRHPLHAAGFYLNPKFFYSLEGDGHLHIRSLVYDCIERLVPDLKVLDKIMKETASYHSGAGDFGRKMAIRARETLLPTEWWLTYGGGCPNLARLAVRILSQTCCLIQHKLDKIPLEHLHNKTNWLEHKRLNDLVYVQYNMSLKHMFSGDKQQEGVDIISYKNIDLVEDWVMEKDFCSENPTKKGWTDVDPPSVNDVHLGPQIDDVHALGAGFDDFEIFEAAKDSEEENADKNIGKVESCD
- the LOC131005989 gene encoding uncharacterized protein LOC131005989, which translates into the protein MDVEAAAAPPQKPTVLFAQKPNFRPLKAHEISDGQIQFRKISVPPHRYTPLKKAWLEIYTPIYEEMRIDIRMNLKARRVELKTRPDTPDASSLQKCADFVHAFMLGFDVVDAVAMLRMDELYVGSFEIKDVKTLKGEHLSRAIGRLSGKGGKTKFAIENSTRTRIVIADSKIHMLGSFANIKVARDSLCSLILGSPAAKVYSKLRAVTARLAERF